One Drosophila kikkawai strain 14028-0561.14 chromosome 3L, DkikHiC1v2, whole genome shotgun sequence genomic window carries:
- the Hr78 gene encoding nuclear hormone receptor HR78 isoform X1: MDVKVEAFIKSEENRGAMPLIGSSSSSGGAPTVGGGAVGIGASATLSVELCLVCGDRASGRHYGAISCEGCKGFFKRSIRKQLGYQCRGAMNCEVTKHHRNRCQFCRLQKCLASGMRSDSVQHERKPIVDRKEGIINAAAGGSSASGGGGGSSTYLSGKAGYQPGGRGKGHSVKAEAAATPPVQSTTATPFNLNENLFPMGLNFAELTQTLMFATQQQQQQQQQQQQSGSYSPDLPKADPEDDEDDSMDNSSTLCLQLLANSASNNNSQHLNFNAGGEAPTSTLPTTSTMGLIQSSMDMRVIHKGLQVLHPIQNQLEKSGNLSLKPECDSEAEDSGTEDAADGELEHMDLDFECGANRGPSAGDFVVNEVVFEQDLLTDAQCAFNVQPPTLVHSYLNIHYVCETGSRIIFLTIHTLRKVPVFDQLDAHSQVKLLRGAWPALMAVALAQCQGQLSVPTIIGQFIQSTRQLADIDKIEPLKISKMANLTRTLHDFLQELQSLEATDLEFGLVRLILLFNPSLLQQRKERQLRGYVRKVQLKALSNLRRQGGGGGEERFHALVARLLPLSSLDAEAMEELFFANLVGQMQMDALIPFILMTSNTSGL, from the exons ATGGACGTTAAGGTTGAGGCGTTCATCAAAAGCGAAG AAAACCGAGGAGCGATGCCTCTGATTGGAAGTAGCAGTTCGTCGGGCGGCGCTCCAACAGTGGGTGGAGGAGCCGTGGGAATCGGAGCATCCGCCACGTTGAGCGTGGAGCTGTGCCTGGTGTGCGGAGACCGCGCCTCCGGGCGGCACTACGGCGCCATCAGCTGCGAGGGCTGCAAGGGCTTCTTCAAGCGCTCGATCCGCAAGCAGCTGGGCTACCAATGTCGGGGCGCTATGAACTGCGAGGTGACGAAGCACCATCGGAATCGGTGCCAGTTCTGCAGGCTGCAAAAGTGCCTGGCCAGCGGCATGCGAAGTGATT CTGTGCAGCACGAGAGGAAGCCGATTGTGGACAGAAAGGAGGGAATCATTAACGCGGCAGCAGGTGGCTCATCCGCTTCTGGTGGTGGAGGAGGCTCCTCCACTTACCTCTCCGGGAAGGCGGGCTATCAACCGGGTGGGCGTGGTAAGGGGCACAGTGTCAAGGCCGAGGCCGCAGCCACTCCCCCTGTGCAGAGCACCACAGCCACGCCGTTCAATTTGAATGAGAATTTGTTTCCAATGGGGCTGAACTTTGCCGAATTAACGCAGACCCTAA TGTTTGCCacccaacaacagcagcaacagcaacaacagcagcagcagagcggCAGCTATTCCCCTGACCTTCCCAAGGCAGATCCCGAGGACGATGAAGACGACTCGATGGACAACAGCAGCACGCTGTGCCTGCAGCTCTTGGCCAACAGCGCCAGCAACAATAATTCGCAGCACCTGAACTTCAATGCTGGCGGAGAAGCGCCGACGAGCACACTGCCTACAACCTCGACAATGGGCCTCATCCAGAGCTCGATGGACATGCGGGTGATCCACAAGGGACTGCAGGTTCTGCACCCCATTCAGAATCAGTTGGAAAAGAGTGGGAATCTAAGTTTGAAGCCCGAATGCGATTCAGAGGCGGAGGACAGCGGCACCGAAGACGCTGCCGATGGTGAACTGGAGCACATGGACCTTGACTTTGAGTGCGGTGCGAATCGTGGTCCCAGCGCGGGCGACTTTGTGGTTAATGAGGTGGTATTTGAACAGGATCTACTTACTGACGCCCAGTGCGCCTTCAATGTTCAGCCCCCCACATTGGTTCACTCGTACTTGAACATCCACTATGTGTGTGAAACGGGATCGAGGATCATATTCCTTACTATCCACACCCTTCGCAAGGTACCGGTGTTTGATCAGCTGGACGCCCATAGTCAAGTGAAACTGTTGCGGGGTGCCTGGCCAGCTCTGATGGCTGTTGCGTTGGCTCAATGTCAGGGCCAGCTATCGGTGCCCACGATTATTGGGCAGTTTATACAGAGCACTCGACAACTGGCAGATATTGACAAGATCGAGCCCCTTAAGATCTCCAAGATGGCCAATCTCACGCGCACCCTCCACGACTTCCTTCAGGAACTGCAGTCGCTGGAAGCCACAGACCTGGAGTTCGGACTTGTGCGACTAATCCTGCTCTTCAATCCCTCCCTACTCCAGCAGCGCAAGGAGCGTCAGCTAAGGGGATACGTTCGAAAAGTTCAACTCAAAGCTTTATCCAACTTACGCCGACAggggggtggtggtggagaGGAGCGCTTCCATGCGCTGGTGGCCAGACTACTGCCACTGAGCAGCCTGGATGCGGAGGCCATGGAGGAGCTGTTCTTCGCCAATTTAGTTGGCCAGATGCAGATGGATGCCCTGATTCCGTTTATACTGATGACCAGCAACACCAGTGGCCTGTAG
- the Hr78 gene encoding nuclear hormone receptor HR78 isoform X2 codes for MDVKVEAFIKSEENRGAMPLIGSSSSSGGAPTVGGGAVGIGASATLSVELCLVCGDRASGRHYGAISCEGCKGFFKRSIRKQLGYQCRGAMNCEVTKHHRNRCQFCRLQKCLASGMRTVQHERKPIVDRKEGIINAAAGGSSASGGGGGSSTYLSGKAGYQPGGRGKGHSVKAEAAATPPVQSTTATPFNLNENLFPMGLNFAELTQTLMFATQQQQQQQQQQQQSGSYSPDLPKADPEDDEDDSMDNSSTLCLQLLANSASNNNSQHLNFNAGGEAPTSTLPTTSTMGLIQSSMDMRVIHKGLQVLHPIQNQLEKSGNLSLKPECDSEAEDSGTEDAADGELEHMDLDFECGANRGPSAGDFVVNEVVFEQDLLTDAQCAFNVQPPTLVHSYLNIHYVCETGSRIIFLTIHTLRKVPVFDQLDAHSQVKLLRGAWPALMAVALAQCQGQLSVPTIIGQFIQSTRQLADIDKIEPLKISKMANLTRTLHDFLQELQSLEATDLEFGLVRLILLFNPSLLQQRKERQLRGYVRKVQLKALSNLRRQGGGGGEERFHALVARLLPLSSLDAEAMEELFFANLVGQMQMDALIPFILMTSNTSGL; via the exons ATGGACGTTAAGGTTGAGGCGTTCATCAAAAGCGAAG AAAACCGAGGAGCGATGCCTCTGATTGGAAGTAGCAGTTCGTCGGGCGGCGCTCCAACAGTGGGTGGAGGAGCCGTGGGAATCGGAGCATCCGCCACGTTGAGCGTGGAGCTGTGCCTGGTGTGCGGAGACCGCGCCTCCGGGCGGCACTACGGCGCCATCAGCTGCGAGGGCTGCAAGGGCTTCTTCAAGCGCTCGATCCGCAAGCAGCTGGGCTACCAATGTCGGGGCGCTATGAACTGCGAGGTGACGAAGCACCATCGGAATCGGTGCCAGTTCTGCAGGCTGCAAAAGTGCCTGGCCAGCGGCATGCGAA CTGTGCAGCACGAGAGGAAGCCGATTGTGGACAGAAAGGAGGGAATCATTAACGCGGCAGCAGGTGGCTCATCCGCTTCTGGTGGTGGAGGAGGCTCCTCCACTTACCTCTCCGGGAAGGCGGGCTATCAACCGGGTGGGCGTGGTAAGGGGCACAGTGTCAAGGCCGAGGCCGCAGCCACTCCCCCTGTGCAGAGCACCACAGCCACGCCGTTCAATTTGAATGAGAATTTGTTTCCAATGGGGCTGAACTTTGCCGAATTAACGCAGACCCTAA TGTTTGCCacccaacaacagcagcaacagcaacaacagcagcagcagagcggCAGCTATTCCCCTGACCTTCCCAAGGCAGATCCCGAGGACGATGAAGACGACTCGATGGACAACAGCAGCACGCTGTGCCTGCAGCTCTTGGCCAACAGCGCCAGCAACAATAATTCGCAGCACCTGAACTTCAATGCTGGCGGAGAAGCGCCGACGAGCACACTGCCTACAACCTCGACAATGGGCCTCATCCAGAGCTCGATGGACATGCGGGTGATCCACAAGGGACTGCAGGTTCTGCACCCCATTCAGAATCAGTTGGAAAAGAGTGGGAATCTAAGTTTGAAGCCCGAATGCGATTCAGAGGCGGAGGACAGCGGCACCGAAGACGCTGCCGATGGTGAACTGGAGCACATGGACCTTGACTTTGAGTGCGGTGCGAATCGTGGTCCCAGCGCGGGCGACTTTGTGGTTAATGAGGTGGTATTTGAACAGGATCTACTTACTGACGCCCAGTGCGCCTTCAATGTTCAGCCCCCCACATTGGTTCACTCGTACTTGAACATCCACTATGTGTGTGAAACGGGATCGAGGATCATATTCCTTACTATCCACACCCTTCGCAAGGTACCGGTGTTTGATCAGCTGGACGCCCATAGTCAAGTGAAACTGTTGCGGGGTGCCTGGCCAGCTCTGATGGCTGTTGCGTTGGCTCAATGTCAGGGCCAGCTATCGGTGCCCACGATTATTGGGCAGTTTATACAGAGCACTCGACAACTGGCAGATATTGACAAGATCGAGCCCCTTAAGATCTCCAAGATGGCCAATCTCACGCGCACCCTCCACGACTTCCTTCAGGAACTGCAGTCGCTGGAAGCCACAGACCTGGAGTTCGGACTTGTGCGACTAATCCTGCTCTTCAATCCCTCCCTACTCCAGCAGCGCAAGGAGCGTCAGCTAAGGGGATACGTTCGAAAAGTTCAACTCAAAGCTTTATCCAACTTACGCCGACAggggggtggtggtggagaGGAGCGCTTCCATGCGCTGGTGGCCAGACTACTGCCACTGAGCAGCCTGGATGCGGAGGCCATGGAGGAGCTGTTCTTCGCCAATTTAGTTGGCCAGATGCAGATGGATGCCCTGATTCCGTTTATACTGATGACCAGCAACACCAGTGGCCTGTAG
- the LOC108083251 gene encoding protein PBDC1, with the protein MEMMQGASLLSRPADEFGNDSLVEEMWAAKALEHAEVHFNLLTSIHPSQLRLTPYDDQIYATFRQDFPDLKVGQLTDESLKSAAEKLKWRQFAEKFNKMDDYSYGTLMRADATKEFSPDNSIFVFRVQFLAIEIARNREGLNDAVYKQHKPPRKIPDEAGAQ; encoded by the exons ATGGAGATGATG CAAGGAGCATCGCTGCTCTCGCGCCCAGCCGATGAGTTTGGTAATGATTCTCTGGTGGAGGAAATGTGGGCCGCGAAAGCTCTGGAGCATGCAGAGGTCCACTTCAAT CTGCTGACCAGCATCCACCCATCTCAACTGAGACTCACGCCCTACGACGACCAGATATATGCCACCTTCAGACAGGATTTTCCGGACCTTAAGGTGGGCCAGCTGACCGACGAAAGCCTGAAGTCCGCCGCGGAGAAGCTCAAGTGGCGGCAGTTTGCCGAGAAGTTTAACAAGATGGACGACTACTCGTATGGCACTCTGATGCGTGCGGATGCCACTAAGGAGTTCTCCCCGGATAACTCTATTTTCGTGTTCCGCGTTCAGTTTCTAGCAATTGAGATTGCCAGAAATCGCGAGGGTCTCAACGATGCGGTTTACAAGCAGCACAAGccccccagaaagataccggATGAGGCAGGAGCTCAATAA